The Vitis vinifera cultivar Pinot Noir 40024 chromosome 7, ASM3070453v1 genomic interval TAAGTGTGAGACCACGTAATAATTACTGATTATGTGTTATGATTTGCCCTAAATTAATCAGAAATGTGGAATTATCTGGGGTTTCTCATTGTGGTAATTAATCTGCTTGCAACCAGTTTTTGAAAGGGTTTGATGCATTTTTACTCCATACTTTGCTTTAGCTAGGGTTATGTTGGTGTCTCTAAGGCATAATGCTTCCATTTTTGAGTCATTGCATACTCAGATCAAAGTTTTCAAGACTTgtagaaaatgggttttggtatTTTCATGAAAGAGAATGAAAGGGCAAATTTCTTCACAAGGCATGTAGTAAGGGTTTTCCCTTTCAATCAGTCTTTTTCCTGAGAAACAAACAGAATGTATATCATGCCGTGTCATCCACTGTGACAGTTTTCCTCTGAAGAGTTTTACTGCAGTACTTCCTATTTATTCCCATTTTTACTTCCCAAACGAGGTAAACACGTACTGTACTGCAGCTCTGGTTATTTTCATCATCCTTGCTTGTCCAAAGCAGCTTCACTCTTTGAacctatttttattgttatatatatatatatattaggtcAAATTAATCTTCCAATTTTCTAACTCTAAGCCCTTGCAAAGAGTTTTTGTAGTATCATATGTATCTACTATCAGTCAAGCAGAAACTGGATAATGTTCTATATACGCTTCAATAATTATGGATCCAGCAAAGGAGATCTTTTGTTATGctacgggtctctactaaaatCTGAGGCTGGAACCCACTTCAATTATTCACTCATTTTGTTCTCATAGAACCTTCAGCCATGTGACCCTCACCCTCCAACTAACTTTCAACCACATCTACcacctttctttcctttttatttttattttttagttttgaccTAATTCCATCTAACTCTCAAAATGTATTCTAAATCATGCATCACAGTCTCAAAATATATGTAGGCCCTTCTCTCTAGATTCTTGATTCTATAGTCTTGTACAACCCAAATTTCTTAGACTCTAGTCTGAATAAGCTTGATAGACATGATTGtgcttattatttaataatttaagtttttctTATAGTAATTAATAgtttaatatgatataataaaatttcttatcttaattaatttgtaaaattatctAGATGAGATAAATAGATAGTCCTAATTTTTAActccaaaaattgattttttttctcaattataaattttcttaatcCAATGCGAGattcaaatatcaaaataatagctAGTTTCATAAGACACTTGATGTATGTGGAAAACCATCAACAATCATGGGTTTGCAAAACAAAGTAATTACTAAATCTAAAAGAATAAGTAcacaatttttatcaaaatttgataCTATCTTCTCCCAAGGGTCTTATGTTGGCACATATTTACACTTGTTTTCATGTTTGAGATGCAACACCTTATACCCTTTAGGAAACTCCTCAACTACTTGATAACATATAATCAACCATTATGATTTGATCTCAAATAAGAGTTAAGCGATTGAAAATGTATGtgtagtgagtttgaaatgagaaTGATAGAGAAATTGAACTTTTTCATTAGACTTTAAATGAAGCCATTAAGGAAGAGATCCACTCCCAAGATTAATTCAAGATGGGGATATAAAAATGGTATCTTACCATAATGACGTCATCCATCAAACTTTATATGAAGAAGATAAATCCATTGGTTGAACTCTTTATAGAGGAATAATTGACTCTTTATCATTAAACAATATATGTTTGTTTTCAACTTGCAAAGAATCTTATTCTAgtgctattaaaaaaattcttaaatatttaaaaagaataattaaactATGTTTGTGATATCATGCATACTAACTTTGAtctaattaactaattaaaagTGGATTTTCCGTTTGTAAAAGTAATGGAAATGTATTAGTGGTACTTATAATGTTTGTTTTCAATCTTACAAAGAATCTTATTTTAGTgctattaaaaatattcttaaatatttaaaaagaataattaaaccACGTTTGTGGTATCATGCATACTAACTTTGAtctaattaactaattaaaaatgggttGTTCCATTTGTAAAAGTAATGGAAACGTATTAGTGGTACTTCTAACTTTCTAGGCCACTCACTAGGTTTTGACATAGTGATCGAACCTTTGATCAATTGAGTTGTCGTGTGCGATATATTTCATAATGACTAATTGATGCATGGTGGTTTAGACTTAGTCTTAATTGGTTGAGGACTTGTTGATCAGATGTTAATCGATTAAGGTTCTTGCACCTTAATGATTACCTCCAAGTGTACTTTTATTTAATAGCATGTTTCTTAGTCCATCGCCTAATCCACTAATTCAGCTAAAAATGTGCCTAAGGGCTAGTTTCACTCTAGAACTCTTATTTAAAACTTTCCAACCTTGAGCAATCATTGTAGCAATTTATTGAATGGTTCTCTAGAATACTCTTATTCCCAAACTCGCAAGTCTCATTTAGTCTACCTTaatcttagtttatttatatatttgatcCTGAATTTTGCAAACTAGAAAGCTTACTTTAAGAAATTCACTCTTGTATTCATGAAAGAGTATACTGAAATGTAAGGGATCACTTGAGGGCATTGCAAAGGCATATTGGAAGCTTAAATATAagtgtaaaaaaattaaaagcaaaatCTTAGCACTAGTGAATGGACCTCAAGCTTAGATTGATGAAAGAGAGAGTGGATATAGGAGTTATAGAACCATTATAAGTACTTTATTGCATCACTCTATCCCTATCTCTATTAATTTACTTGCactatattaatttttataatttgctttttaattttctaaattttgcaAAAGAACTAACACCGAATTCTCctcccctcttgggtgtcttcCTCAAGTGAACTCAACTAATTTGcttttcaattttctaaaatcatgAATCAATGTATCATAAAGCAAATCCactaatttaaaaagaattaatacaCGGTTTTACCTTAACCATATGTTATCTTCCCCTAATAATCTTACACCAATCAACACATCCATTTGTTTTCACGTTTGCAATGCAATATATGCTCCTTAGTAAACTCCTTAGCAATTTGAGATAATACAATCAACCATCATAATTTATCCTTTAATTAAAGTTAAGTTTTCAGGAATATTGGAAACACACATGAGAATAACGACAATTATTTTCGAGAGCATGTTGTTTTTTCAATATAAGGAGAAAATCTTACTAAGTCTATCCAAATacattaattgaaaaaaatatagaattagaaaatcatgaaaaaaaaaaaacaaatgggtCCAAGGTAAACCGATGTACTCCATTTTGTCATGAATATTCACTAAAAATTACTCAACCGTACACAAGCTTGACACACAACATTTCCCCACTACGTAATAGCCattaaatcaaatgaaaaataaaatctccAACGTTAAATTAAGTTGACACCGTGTGCATCCCTGGTTTCATAATGCAGAGTGAGATGAAACAGAATCGATGCACAAGTACTGGGAAATAAAATTACCCATCACGAGTCTAGAAAATGGGTTCTGATATTTTCACATAAGACAATGTTGGAGGATTctaggaaaagaaagagaatgcGGGAAAGGGAAAATTCTTCACATGCCTACAGCATTTACGGCATAAAGAACGTTTTCTTTCTCAAAGCATGTGATCTTTTTCCTGAGAACCAAACAGATGGCAAAAGCAAGTTCCTGCTTGTCCAAAAAAACCCTGTACTCATTGGACTAACAAAGCCTGAATTAAATATGGGCCATTTCGTACCTTCACCATGGCCCATTTCTTGTGATGttcttttgaataaatttaagaaattactGTTAGAAATCAAATagattgaataaatattttaatttataaaaaaatcatcttaaataaataacaaataataaataggagaaggaaaagagaaagtACGTATATTTGCAATGTTACATTACCTCACCTTATCGTTTTCCAAAACTTATAGTAAGCAAGAATTGGATTTACTTCTGCCTTCTATTCTTCATCAATACAATATGAACGGTAGAGAAGTCCCTTGTTCTAAAGGAGCCGGGCAAGTCGATTGAAACAAGCGAATCGAGGTGGCCTGCAACTACCCTAAACAACACTGCATAAGAAGCCAACAAACTAGTATATAACGCCCACCATACCCTCTTCATTTTCAGTACCACCTCACCATCCTCCATTCATATCGCCCATTTTCACCcacctctttctctctctctctctctctctcactctctcagTTTCTCAGTCTTTCAATGGCGCTCAAGCTCCATGGAATTCCCATGTCCACTTGCACCACTCGTGTCCTCACCTGTCTCCATGAGAAAGGCTTGGATTTTGAGCTTGTCCCTGTTAATCTCTTTGCAGGTGAACATAAGCAGCCTCCTTTTCTTGCCAAGAATGTGAGTCtcactttcttctttctttctaatcatctctctttcttctctctGTAGATTTTGCTTTCTTTGGGGTTGtataaattatgattttccTTGGTTTGGGTACATTGTTTTTAATGTACAGTCTCGTCGATTTGATTTTGGTCTTGGTTTTGTTATACATATATGCAGCCCTTTGGACAGATTCCAGTTCTGGAAGATGGCGATTTCACTCTTTTTGGTAAGTTCACGGTTTTAATCACTTTCCTCATAAGAGCTTGAAATTTTTTGTACTGTACTACCATCAGGACCGACAGTTCCTGAGTTTTATCACCTGGTTgcttttcaacaaaaattttctttcaaaaatttaaagagTTTTTCTAACAAAATCATGCTATGTAGTACATCATATCGAgctcatatattattattttgatcaattttagacCAATCATTTTTCTGGATAATTTTCGTAGTTTTTTTATTTCGCTTTCATGTTAGTCATGTTAGTCCAGGTTTACTGTAAATCCCCGGTTGATTTAGTTgggttattgaaaaattatgtttatgtaCCAGAATCTAGAGCAATAACAGCATATTTGGCCGAGAAATACAAGGAAACGGGGTGTGATCTCTTGAGGCACAATGACCTCAAAGAAGCTGCATTGGTGAAGGTATGGTTGGAGGTTGAATCCCAACACTACTATCCTGCAATATACCAGATTGTGTACCAGTTCTTCGCGTTGCCTCTACAAGGCAAGACGGCCGATCAGGCCATTATTGATGTAAATCTGGAGAAGTTGGGTAAGGTTCTGGATGTGTATGAGGCCAGGCTGGGCACCACAAAGTGCCTAGCAGGAGATTTCTACAGCTTGGCTGATCTTCACCACCTTTCTTACACTTACTACTTCATGAAGACGCCATGGGCTTCCCTCATAAACAGCCGTCCCAATGTGAAGGCATGGTGGGACGACATTTCCTCAAGGCCAGCTTTCAAGAAAGTGGCTGAGGGCATGACTTTTGGTGAGAAGTGATCGGTTTCTGAGCAGTGTGGCTCTATGTTTTGGGGTAATATTAATTGTAGTGGTTGCTGCCTCTTAATTACGTTTATTTAAGCGTGAGACCACGTAATAATTACTGATTATGTGTTATGATTTGCCCTGAATTAATCAGAAATGTGGAATTATCTGGGGTTTCTCATCGTGGTAATTAATATGCTTTCAACCAATTTTTGAAGGGTTGGATGCATTTTTAGTCCAAGTACGATAATATTAGTTATCATGTTATAAGCACAAATTTCATTAAGTGCAACGTAAGCACAACAAtagaaaaatatacaaaataaaaatgaactaaTTGTGGGATACAATGtcaatgttaatattttttacaaaataatattttctatttgattatttcattttgataagATATCAAAAACAAACAATGAAAGTGTTTCCTTGATTTTGAGAGTCAATTAAAGACTTAAAgtgatttatttataaatgacTTTGTCGAAAGATAAATAACACGTGTTATTCTTTTGTGATTTCTCAAACTTGTAGGAAAATTTTGTGAAGCTTTAAGTCAATTGAGGACCTAGAATGACTTATTTGTAAATCACTTTGATTAAAACAATCTGAAAGCAGACGACGAAagtgttttcttgattttgaaaatcaatcaaTGACCTAAAATTGTTTATTCTAAAATGATTTTGTAAAAAGGCAAAAAGCACGTGTGTAATTCTTTTGCTATTAATTGAACTTACGGgaagattttatgaaatattttcttttttatgaatctTCTTTCCACTCGTTTTGTCAATTGATTTGAAGTCGATTATTTGATTTGGTAATTTGTCTCattcattaagaaaatttgcgagcaagataatatttattttaaatttccttttacttCAATGGAAGATTTGTTTCTTTTAGAAATTTATCAACAATAGAATATGCAtgcaattgaaaattttgattttatttacaagacTAAATTTTGTAATCTTTCAAATTTCATCCAGTATcactttttaaatatatgtcaTATGTCAAATGTGTGTTGTTAGCctcaaattttgttgaattgggGAGccataattttgaaatcaatttagttataatttaattCGCTAAAAAGTTTTGATGTCTACATATGAATATATCAGTCTttagattttatggatatattggaATATATCAGGAAATATTagtgaatattttgaaaaaaatattgagaagatgaaaattgatcaaaactcataaacatatatgagaaaaactctaagaaatgataaaagtaataacatatattttgaaattgttttgttaaagaaattgatatatttataatataatttatcatatctaACAATAATATCATGTGCGCCAAcaagaaatatgaaatttgtaaatgtatatttattattaagttatattaaatattagtcAACaacaatattatgatatttaataataatatatccaactaaaaaatgtatttaatattaaaactataatctATTTAATGCATTCaatgatataaaacaaataattatatatatttatattttaaaaatatatataaaattatataataataatcatcatcataatcatcatctccatctccatcttcttcatcatcattaAATCAGAGACAAGGATTCATTGTCCTATACCTAAAATTGGACAATTATGCTttagggtttttaaaaaaatgttattggtCCAAAGGATGCCAAAGATGTATAATTAATGTAAAGCATATGATATGTTACTCCTTGAAAACATAGGTATATACAAACATATTTCATTTTTGGACCTAATTATACATCTTTCGTATCTTTTTTATTTGTCGTTAGTAGCCATAATGGATGACTATCCCTTTAAAATTTTGACCACCCTTGTCCGGATGGTTTTTGCCATGCCCTTATTCATTCATTTAGATATTGTTtcactcttataaaaaatattctagtTTAGCACTTTCTTGGGATATGCAATTGCATTCAATTTCAAGGAACATCATGATATTTACCATCTTTTATGATTTGGAGGGTTGTGTTTGTTTATGATATCCTCCGAATCTGGCGAAATCCGAGGCATATGAACCAACCCCACCTCAATCATTCACCAACTTTTACTGTAATTTACTAATTTTGAGTCACGCTTTACCCTTCAATAAACTTTCCACTCTCATCGTCCTTCTACTCGTACACCTAATTCTTTACTGTCACACTTTAATTTAAACATGGAAGTAAATATCATACTTTTTTTGAGTGGCCGACTGACTAGGATCCTACTACCCTCCTCATTTCTCAAGCCTTTGTTTTACACTTCTACAGTGATGGCAGTCCGGAAAGTGTACGGAAGCCTAGACTCTCCGGCCACCTTGAAGGTCCTTGCATGTCTCTTCGAGCACCACCTGGACTTCGAGTTCGTCCCCGTCGATATCAGCGCCAGTGACAACAGAAAGAAACCCTTTCTCAACATGAGTGTAAAGCTTCATGGCTTTTTAGTTTTTACAGTAAAAATCACTGGATTTgcgttttcttttcctttcatttcttgagaattaaattttgtgCTTTGTGTTGAATAGCCCTTTGGTCAAGTTCCCGTGTTTGAAGACGGAGGCTATACACAATTCGGTAAGCCGCGTTGAATTTGCATTTCTAAGCAGAAAATTTATGGTGATATTAACAGAAAAAAGGGAAATGTGAGCGCAGAATCAAGGGCAATTGTAAGATCAATGGGGCATCAATATGGGAAGAAAGGAGAAGAGCTCGTCTTTTGGAATTCTCAGAAGCAAGCCGTTGTGTCCAACTGGATTGACGTCGAGGACCACAAGTTCGAGCCGCCGGCGCTGGAGCTCATTTCCGAGCTGCTAACCAAGCCCGGGAATGGCTTGGCTCCTGACTTAGCAGTGGTGGCCAAAGCTGAAGCCCAGCTAGCTAAAGTCCTGGACGTGTACGAGGCTCGGCTGGCTGAGTTCAAGTACTTGGCGGCTGACAACTACACCATTGCCGATGTACTTCACCTTCCCAACTTGCAGGCCCTCATGGAAACTCCGGCGAAGAAGCTTATAGAATCACGCGCTCGTGTCAGCGCGTGGTGCTCCGATATCTTGGCTCGACCTGCTTGGGCCAAGGTGGTGGAGATGAAGCTCAAGGCTCATGCTTAGCcgctatgtttttttttttttttttttttttttgggggtcTCTCATAATAAATGgactttattaaaattttcctgttgcattttatttttatttttttgggatggtCTGATGAGGCTTCTGTTCCAAGGGTGGTAACCATAATCACAATGGGGAtcctaaaaattaaacaaaaagatttcttgtaaaaaagaaaaatcaataaaattttattaaaaatcgaaataatttcaatattttttaatcaaaatattcaaaaaaaaaattcttaaaaaagcTAAGAAACTTTTGTATATAACTGGttttatgtaatatttttgAGGAAAGAGACGTTAAGAAATGTTAAACACAtccatcatttatttatttatttatttttacatccattttattaaaaaataaaaagataaactcTTCATTGTCCCTCCTCAACTTGGAGCTCTAGCTTCTCGACCATATTTCAATAACAAAACTGTCACACTAGTCTTCCATTTATGTCATATAAAGTGGTAAGGTAGCAGTCTGCAATCACGAATGGGCGGAGCCCTAGGGATAGAGCAGAATCCATAGCATGATTTCTGAAAGTCACATGCAGATAACAATATAAAAGTAAGTGTCTGCCTCAGTGGCTGGGATTTTGTGACTATCAAAACAGGTGCTTGGATTTTGtgaatcataaatataaaatgtGGGGGATGCCACCCACATTGGAAAATGACAACCCTCGACCCTCGTGGTCTTGATTTTTGGATATAAATAcagaatattatatatttaactgAGCAAGAAGAAGGAGAACAGATGTATTTGTTCAGGTTGCCTGCCCTTCAAACTAGCTACCCCATGCCATCAGGGCATATCTATGCAAAGAGAGGACGGTTAGCTGCAACCCTAAGATTACTACCAGTCCATATGCCTgttttatattcatatatagAATTGCCAAACTCCCCATAACAAATAGTATAGAGAACTGGCCAGTAAAAGACAATAATGGAGAAGCCTTATGGTAAAGTTTGATCCATCTTCAGCTGTAGATATCCCTTTGTGTTCTTTTTATGGTTTTGACTTTGATCACCagtaaaggttttttttaataacattttaaaaattaataaattatgatgGAGCttatggttaattttatttGCTGTGGAACCCATTGAACGTCTATAAGAAAGGTCATTTTCCAACTCATCCTGTCTGATGCGAGGCAGTCATGGCTGTTCGGAAACTGTATGGAGCCCTTGATTCCCCTTCCACCATGCGAGCCCTGGCTTCTCTTTTCGAGCACGACGTCGAGTTTGAGCTCATTCCCGTCGACTTCCAGGCCGGAGAGCTCAAAAAGATGCCTTCCCTCTCCGTAAGTGTATAAACTCCCCTAACTCCTCATCACTTTCTTCTTTCTGACCAAGCATCAAATTGGAATCACAATTCTCTCTTTCTAACAATTGTTTTATGCTCCTTTCCTTGATCGGCAACAGCCCTTTGGCGAGCTTCCGGTCTTTCAAGAGGGGGACTTGACTCTTTTCGGTAATGCTTTTTACACATTATCCTCTCCGGCATGGTTGCCTGGAACAAAGAGTGAAAATCTTGACAACAGGACTGTGTTTTCTTTCAGAGTCGAGGACGATCATGAGGTACATATCGCATGAGTATGGGAAGCGTGGGGAAGAGCAGGTTTACGAGATACCGAAGCTGCAAGGAATAGCGGCGGCATGGATAGATGTTGAGGACCACCAGTTCGATCCTCCAGCTTCAAAGCTGATATGGGAGCTGGTTTTCAAGCCCCAGAAGGGTCTGCCGACGGATGAAGGTGTggtggaagaagaagaggcGAAGCTAGTGAAGGTGTTGGATGTGTACGAAGAGAGGCTCAGCAATTCCGTCTTCTTGGGAGGAGATAAGTTCACTTCAGCTGATCTGACTCACATCCCATCCTTGTACTTGTTGATGAAGACTCCGGTGAAGCGGCTGTTCGAGGAGCGGCCTCGTGTGAGGGCTTGGTACAGGGGCGTCATGTCCAGGCCAGGCTGGGAAAAGATGGTGGAGATGGTTGAGAAAGTTCGAGCTTAGGGAGCTTTTGAAACAATTACCTgagattcttcttcttcttctagcaTTGCTTGATCCATTCTCATCGGATTCTCCCAGCTTTTGGACTGGTATGATTGTTTGTATTATTGTGCTCCAGGGACAGTACTGAACTTTTCTGCTTTATAAGTCCATTTAATTTAAAGGTACAATTATGCTtttcaatttgataattaaggTAACCAAATCCAACCATACTATGATAAAGATACGAGACAGtaattgataaaaataccaacttgactcatttttatttttattatattatttatcattattctttcttatttaataaattttagatttttcattatttttttaaactcttttataaataattgaaaaattaatattatttatgaaatattatagattatgagtcattcatttatttttcttatcactcacgaattatgcatatatgtcatacattttattatgaaaatttcaatactttatccaataatgatatttgaggAAAATTTTTTTGACCataagtcatccaccattttcttaattaaaccattagaaatatggttaaatACTCCTACATGGACACATAACTTAAGagagatatgaaatttgtgtcattataCAAGGATATtacactaactatacaagggaattatactaattgtacaaatgTGTACAAAATTACCAtttgtgaattattttaattaattctaaaccACTTGTAAACATTTATACAAAGATAGATATCATGTTTTGCCCCTTCAAACCTTCATCTATGGGTTGCAAAGTAGAATTATCCTTCCTCACTTTAATCGTAGCTCTTCTTTCATAACTAAGACCATACCTCCCATTTGAGAGAGGGACTTCCTTCTTCTAGAAGTAGCAAAAGAGGCTGACAGAAACAAATAGCATAGAGGGCAACAAGCAGTTCATCTGCCATCCTGAGCAAAACTAGCTGAGGACTAACTTGAATTGCAGAGATTGAACTGAAAGATAAATCTGTCAAGCTGTAAATGATACCATGAATGATGAATTTTCCATGAAagtttttgagaaagaaaatttcTTTCACATTTCCTGGAAAGTTGCAGGCTGCTTCAACTTTTACTTCCCTGCATGATCATCTGCCATGGACTTGACTCAAGAGTGAGTCTCCCCATGGTCCACAGAGGATTAATTAATGGTGTGTCTCAACCATGGAATTTTAGTGTGCATCTCCTAGAAACTACTGCAGATTCCCAACCGTGCAGATATGGATCCAAAGGGGctctcacggctttaaaacatgtttatggGGTTAAAaggagttcatacttatataacgtCGAGAACTTTCCCCTATATGGGATATCACAAATACGCCTCATGCAAACACAATATTATCGTTGTGTCTCATGGAATTACGGGACCAAACAAACGAACACCCACTACTAGATCAAACAAATTCTCATACCGAATTTAGGAATCGATTTTGATACCATTTATAACGATCAACTTCtaatcgtgtagatattgtccttTTTAAATCCAAAGAAATCTTGCGGCTTTAAAATACgtctataaaattaaaaggagtttatatttatataatgtcagaaactttttttcttatccTTGATAGGATGTCACAACTAGAATGATTCTAATTCtacattattataataaaagaaaaattaacatattcATGGTTGAAGTTTTGGGGTATGCATGCAAAATCAAGGGCCATCACACAATACACTGCCCACGAGTACGCGTCAAAGGGGACCCAACTGATATTCCCATATCCAACAGAAATGGCTATCATGTCAGTATGGATGGAGGTGGAGGCGCACCAGTTCGACCCTCTTGCGTCCAAGCTGCATGACGAGCTGGCTGTGTAGCCCACCCACACCTCGACCATTGACAAAGCTGCAGTGGAGGAGCTAGAAACCAAATTGGCCAAGGTTTTGGATGTGTACAAGGGTCGTTTGGCCGACCAGGTTATTCAagatgtttttaattttgaaaaaaaatcttattatatatacattttcttattaaaacaaaatgtgTAAGTCCACCGTCTCCACAACTTTATTGGTATCATGTGGGGCATAAGTCTAAAAATCTCTGGGAAAGATTTGGACATTTGCAATACATGTGTCCCtctctttttttgtcttttccgCTTTGTTTTTTGCCCTTCACATCTTCTAATTACAAGCCTAGTTGGAGAAATacttaaatgaaatatttttttactccatgatttaaaggtgtttggtttttttttgcttttcatttaaaacaatttgctttcaaactttaaattatttatttttctactttttcataatttattataaactttttattaaataaaaaaagcaacatattgatttattttttactttttaatacttaatagaaataaaatatttaaaaaacaaacaacttaatatttaatattattaaaaatt includes:
- the LOC100247639 gene encoding glutathione S-transferase F13, with protein sequence MALKLHGIPMSTCTTRVLTCLHEKGLDFELVPVNLFAGEHKQPPFLAKNPFGQIPVLEDGDFTLFESRAITAYLAEKYKETGCDLLRHNDLKEAALVKVWLEVESQHYYPAIYQIVYQFFALPLQGKTADQAIIDVNLEKLGKVLDVYEARLGTTKCLAGDFYSLADLHHLSYTYYFMKTPWASLINSRPNVKAWWDDISSRPAFKKVAEGMTFGEK
- the LOC100249365 gene encoding glutathione S-transferase PARB, which gives rise to MEVNIILFLSGRLTRILLPSSFLKPLFYTSTVMAVRKVYGSLDSPATLKVLACLFEHHLDFEFVPVDISASDNRKKPFLNMSPFGQVPVFEDGGYTQFESRAIVRSMGHQYGKKGEELVFWNSQKQAVVSNWIDVEDHKFEPPALELISELLTKPGNGLAPDLAVVAKAEAQLAKVLDVYEARLAEFKYLAADNYTIADVLHLPNLQALMETPAKKLIESRARVSAWCSDILARPAWAKVVEMKLKAHA
- the LOC100252749 gene encoding glutathione S-transferase → MAVRKLYGALDSPSTMRALASLFEHDVEFELIPVDFQAGELKKMPSLSPFGELPVFQEGDLTLFESRTIMRYISHEYGKRGEEQVYEIPKLQGIAAAWIDVEDHQFDPPASKLIWELVFKPQKGLPTDEGVVEEEEAKLVKVLDVYEERLSNSVFLGGDKFTSADLTHIPSLYLLMKTPVKRLFEERPRVRAWYRGVMSRPGWEKMVEMVEKVRA